In the genome of Saprospira sp. CCB-QB6, one region contains:
- the rimP gene encoding ribosome assembly cofactor RimP: MPTITEKLADLIAAYFAEEGREALFLVEIEYKGENKVQVFIDSDNGVNFGDCARLSRHLEAQIEENGWLGEKYTLDVSSPGLDRPLKLHRQYVKNIGRELSVEIEGEHKHAKGKLEEVTEEHIVLTYSEKVKLEGRKKKELVEMRQEIPFERIKKALVKITF; this comes from the coding sequence ATGCCAACAATTACGGAAAAGCTAGCCGATTTGATAGCGGCTTATTTTGCAGAAGAGGGTCGAGAGGCTTTATTTCTGGTAGAGATTGAGTATAAGGGCGAGAACAAAGTGCAGGTTTTTATTGACAGTGACAATGGGGTCAATTTTGGAGATTGTGCGCGATTGAGTCGTCATTTGGAAGCTCAGATAGAGGAGAATGGTTGGTTGGGAGAGAAATACACCTTGGATGTGTCTTCTCCGGGCCTAGATCGTCCGTTAAAGCTACATCGTCAGTATGTGAAGAACATAGGGCGGGAGTTATCGGTAGAGATTGAGGGAGAGCACAAGCATGCAAAGGGGAAGTTAGAAGAAGTGACGGAGGAGCATATTGTATTGACTTATAGTGAGAAAGTGAAATTGGAGGGGCGGAAGAAGAAAGAGTTGGTCGAGATGCGTCAGGAGATTCCCTTTGAGCGTATTAAGAAGGCGTTAGTTAAGATTACATTTTAA
- the bshA gene encoding N-acetyl-alpha-D-glucosaminyl L-malate synthase BshA translates to MKIGIVCYPTYGGSGVVATELGKGLADKGHKVHFITYAPPARLDGFHENIVYNEVRFADYPLFDYPPYETALASKLVDVVKYDELDVLHVHYAVPHASVAYMAKKILLQEGIYIPTVTTLHGTDITLVGKQPVYAPVVSFAINKSDGVTAVSDSLRQDTYANFEIEQDIEVIYNFIDFDRFKRSNKEHFRKAIAPHGEKILIHISNFRKVKRVEDVIKIFAQVRAELPAKLLLVGDGPERQKLEQLCRELGLCADIRFLGKQDAVEELLAVSDLFIMPSASESFGLSALEAMACEVPVISTNVGGLPEVNLHGVTGFCSELGEVDEMAANALKLLKDEALHQAFQKAALEHAKKFSMENILPQYEAYYEKVIQRSVYPKEALD, encoded by the coding sequence ATGAAAATAGGAATAGTTTGTTATCCTACCTATGGAGGTAGCGGTGTGGTTGCCACAGAATTGGGCAAGGGGCTAGCCGATAAAGGCCATAAAGTTCATTTTATTACTTATGCGCCGCCGGCTCGCTTAGATGGATTTCATGAGAATATCGTCTATAATGAGGTCCGCTTTGCTGATTATCCGCTTTTTGATTATCCGCCTTATGAGACGGCTTTGGCCTCTAAGTTAGTGGATGTGGTCAAATATGATGAGTTGGATGTTTTGCATGTGCATTATGCGGTGCCGCATGCTTCGGTGGCTTATATGGCCAAGAAAATATTGCTGCAAGAAGGGATTTATATTCCGACTGTGACTACCTTGCATGGGACTGATATTACGCTGGTGGGCAAACAACCTGTTTATGCGCCTGTGGTGAGTTTTGCGATCAATAAATCGGATGGGGTAACGGCGGTATCGGATAGTTTGCGGCAGGATACCTATGCGAATTTTGAGATAGAACAAGATATTGAAGTCATCTATAATTTTATTGACTTTGATCGCTTTAAACGCTCGAATAAAGAGCATTTTCGCAAAGCTATTGCCCCACATGGCGAGAAGATTTTGATTCATATCTCGAATTTCCGCAAAGTGAAGCGGGTAGAAGATGTGATCAAGATTTTTGCGCAGGTTCGGGCCGAATTACCTGCTAAACTACTTTTGGTGGGGGATGGTCCAGAGCGGCAAAAATTGGAGCAGTTGTGTAGAGAGTTGGGCCTTTGTGCAGACATTCGCTTTTTGGGTAAACAAGATGCCGTGGAAGAGCTTTTGGCCGTTTCTGATCTCTTTATTATGCCTTCGGCTAGTGAGAGTTTTGGGCTTTCGGCCCTAGAAGCTATGGCCTGTGAGGTGCCCGTGATTTCGACTAATGTGGGGGGCTTGCCCGAGGTGAATCTGCATGGCGTGACGGGCTTTTGTTCAGAACTAGGGGAGGTGGATGAAATGGCGGCCAATGCGCTCAAATTGCTTAAAGATGAAGCCTTGCACCAAGCATTTCAGAAAGCGGCTCTAGAACATGCCAAAAAGTTTTCTATGGAAAATATTTTGCCCCAATATGAGGCCTACTATGAGAAGGTAATTCAGCGTTCGGTTTATCCCAAAGAGGCTTTGGACTAA
- the metK gene encoding methionine adenosyltransferase, with the protein MPYLFTSESVSEGHPDKVADQISDAILDAFLANDPSSKVACESFVTTGLVVVGGEVRSEAYVDIQKAIRKTLHKIGYTKAEYQFDYNSCGIMSAIHEQSADIAQGVDVGREEEEQGAGDQGMMFGFATNETDNYMPLALDLSHRLLRELAAIRKAGKEMTYLRPDAKSQVTIEYNDDHQPIRINTIVLSTQHDDFAEEKAMRNQIQKDVIETLIPRVKASLPERIQALFDDNIIYHVNPTGKFVIGGPHGDAGLTGRKIIVDTYGGKGAHGGGAFSGKDPSKVDRSAAYATRHIAKNLVAAGVADQALVQVAYAIGVAEPVGLFVDTYGTAKVDMNDGEIAKTLSTLFDLRPSAVIRNLGLRNPIYSETAAYGHMGRPSEMKEVEVLTPQGWEKREVETFTWERLDRVEDIKKAFGL; encoded by the coding sequence ATGCCATATTTGTTCACATCAGAGTCGGTCTCTGAGGGGCATCCCGATAAAGTAGCCGACCAAATCTCAGATGCTATCCTAGATGCTTTTTTGGCCAATGATCCTAGTTCTAAGGTAGCCTGTGAAAGCTTTGTGACCACAGGTTTGGTGGTTGTGGGCGGTGAAGTTCGCTCAGAAGCTTATGTAGATATCCAAAAAGCGATTCGCAAAACATTGCATAAAATCGGTTATACCAAGGCTGAATATCAATTTGATTACAACTCTTGCGGAATCATGTCTGCAATCCACGAACAATCTGCCGATATCGCGCAGGGCGTAGATGTGGGCCGTGAAGAAGAAGAGCAGGGCGCCGGTGACCAAGGAATGATGTTCGGTTTTGCTACCAACGAAACCGATAACTACATGCCTTTGGCCCTAGATCTTTCTCACCGTTTGTTGAGAGAGTTGGCGGCTATTCGCAAGGCGGGTAAAGAAATGACTTACCTCCGTCCCGATGCCAAGTCTCAGGTAACTATCGAGTACAATGACGATCATCAGCCTATCCGCATCAACACTATCGTTTTGTCTACACAGCATGACGATTTTGCAGAAGAAAAAGCGATGCGCAATCAAATCCAAAAGGATGTTATCGAAACCTTGATTCCTCGCGTAAAAGCTAGCTTGCCCGAGCGCATCCAAGCTCTTTTTGATGACAACATCATCTATCACGTCAACCCCACAGGGAAGTTCGTAATTGGTGGTCCTCATGGTGATGCTGGCTTGACTGGCCGCAAGATCATTGTAGATACTTATGGTGGAAAAGGTGCTCATGGTGGAGGCGCTTTCTCTGGTAAAGATCCTTCAAAAGTAGACCGTTCTGCTGCTTACGCAACTCGCCATATCGCCAAAAACTTGGTGGCTGCTGGTGTTGCTGATCAAGCACTCGTTCAGGTCGCTTACGCTATTGGTGTAGCGGAGCCCGTAGGTCTTTTTGTAGACACTTATGGCACGGCCAAAGTAGATATGAACGATGGGGAAATCGCTAAAACGCTTTCTACTTTGTTCGACCTTCGCCCTTCTGCCGTAATCCGCAACCTCGGCCTACGCAACCCTATCTATTCTGAAACTGCTGCTTATGGTCACATGGGCCGCCCTTCAGAAATGAAAGAGGTGGAAGTATTGACGCCTCAAGGTTGGGAAAAACGCGAAGTGGAAACTTTCACTTGGGAGCGTTTGGACCGCGTAGAAGATATCAAAAAGGCTTTTGGTCTTTAG
- a CDS encoding GNAT family N-acetyltransferase: MKNYLFRSARLGFRAWTAADLPEFAKMNADIEVMAHFPSPLTEEETAAFLRRLQAHQEKYGYCYFATDILESGEFIGFIGLAYQDYESVYTPAVDIGWRLKKAAWGQGFATEGAKKCLEFAFEELEIEQLIAVCTLDNQKSEQVMKKIGLQKLGEFKHPKLKDYPEYEDCLCYGGSKRF; encoded by the coding sequence ATGAAAAACTATCTTTTTCGCTCTGCCCGCTTGGGCTTTCGTGCTTGGACCGCTGCCGATCTGCCTGAATTTGCAAAAATGAATGCCGATATAGAGGTCATGGCACATTTTCCCAGTCCGCTAACAGAAGAAGAAACGGCGGCCTTTCTGCGGCGGCTACAGGCGCATCAGGAGAAATATGGCTACTGTTATTTTGCCACGGACATTTTAGAGAGCGGAGAGTTTATAGGCTTCATCGGCTTAGCCTATCAGGATTATGAGAGCGTCTACACACCTGCGGTAGATATTGGTTGGCGCTTGAAAAAAGCGGCCTGGGGGCAGGGCTTTGCGACAGAAGGGGCCAAAAAATGCCTGGAATTTGCCTTTGAGGAGCTAGAAATAGAGCAGCTGATTGCCGTTTGCACCCTAGACAACCAAAAGTCCGAGCAAGTCATGAAAAAAATTGGCCTACAAAAGTTGGGGGAGTTTAAGCACCCTAAGCTAAAAGACTATCCAGAGTATGAAGATTGCCTTTGTTATGGGGGAAGTAAAAGGTTTTAG
- a CDS encoding glyceraldehyde-3-phosphate dehydrogenase has protein sequence MDIKTTAAPFEEHLSKWRENEKTALELQRLVGELRFDRSIEIVLFRRDIYDSRPSQIINDHLFAKNYVKKPITAQMSLAITEAIAKLDLAPSKIDIGKLATQWLSLEQNEGLSLEDFVADQLKDFVGQAAKDAQNVSPKDVVVYGFGRIGRLAVRILTEMMGRGEQLRLRAIVLRPRKGGDLVAELNKRASLLRKDSVHGKLRGTVQVLHEENQLIINSCKVQIIYAGQPEDIDYREYGINEALVIDSTGAWKDREGLSRHLRPGVDRVLFTAPAKGIKNVVYGINQNDLDLNSEEDKVVCAASCTTNAIAPVLKVLNDNFGIEKGHMETIHAYTSSQNLLDNYHKKERRGRGAATNMVITSSGASSALKEVLPALTGKITGSSVRVPIPDGSVAIMTLNLDKAISLDELNQAMRHASLHGDLFEQIQYSTSKEFVSADVIGAQACSVYDAPASKISADGKTITIYVWYDNEYGYTRQVLRLAKYVSQVRRYHYY, from the coding sequence ATGGATATCAAAACCACTGCTGCCCCTTTTGAGGAGCATTTGAGCAAATGGCGCGAAAATGAAAAAACGGCTTTAGAACTTCAGCGTTTAGTTGGAGAACTTCGCTTTGATCGCTCCATTGAGATTGTCCTTTTCCGTCGAGATATTTATGATAGTCGCCCCAGTCAAATTATTAACGACCACCTTTTTGCCAAAAACTACGTAAAGAAGCCGATTACAGCTCAGATGAGTTTGGCGATTACGGAGGCGATTGCCAAATTGGATCTAGCTCCGTCTAAGATTGACATTGGAAAATTGGCTACTCAATGGCTAAGTTTAGAGCAAAACGAAGGGCTAAGTCTAGAAGATTTTGTAGCGGATCAGCTAAAAGATTTTGTAGGTCAGGCGGCTAAAGATGCTCAAAATGTTAGCCCTAAAGATGTGGTTGTTTACGGTTTTGGTCGCATTGGTCGTTTGGCAGTTCGCATTCTTACTGAAATGATGGGGCGTGGAGAGCAGCTTCGTCTTCGTGCTATTGTATTGCGTCCTCGTAAAGGAGGTGATTTGGTAGCAGAATTGAACAAGCGTGCTTCTCTTTTGCGCAAAGATTCTGTGCATGGCAAATTGAGAGGAACCGTACAGGTTTTGCATGAGGAAAATCAGTTAATTATCAATAGCTGTAAGGTACAGATTATCTATGCGGGACAGCCCGAAGATATTGACTACCGAGAGTATGGCATCAACGAGGCCCTAGTTATTGATAGTACTGGAGCTTGGAAGGATCGTGAGGGCTTGAGCCGTCATCTTCGTCCTGGTGTTGATCGCGTTCTCTTTACTGCGCCTGCCAAAGGCATTAAAAATGTGGTTTACGGGATTAATCAAAACGATTTGGACCTTAATAGTGAGGAAGACAAAGTAGTTTGTGCGGCTTCTTGTACCACCAATGCCATTGCGCCTGTGCTCAAGGTCCTCAATGACAATTTTGGGATTGAAAAAGGCCATATGGAAACCATCCATGCTTATACGAGCTCTCAGAATTTGTTGGACAACTACCACAAAAAAGAGCGTCGTGGACGTGGAGCGGCAACCAATATGGTCATTACTTCTTCTGGAGCAAGTTCTGCCTTAAAAGAAGTATTGCCTGCTTTGACGGGTAAAATTACGGGTTCATCTGTACGCGTACCTATTCCCGATGGTTCTGTGGCGATTATGACCCTCAACTTAGACAAGGCCATCAGTCTAGATGAGCTCAATCAAGCGATGCGTCATGCGTCTTTGCATGGTGATCTTTTTGAGCAAATTCAGTACTCTACCTCTAAAGAATTTGTTTCTGCGGATGTAATTGGTGCTCAAGCTTGTTCGGTTTATGATGCTCCTGCCAGCAAAATTTCTGCAGATGGCAAAACCATTACCATTTATGTTTGGTATGATAACGAATATGGTTATACTCGCCAAGTGCTTCGTCTAGCCAAATATGTGAGCCAAGTACGTCGCTACCACTACTACTAG
- a CDS encoding peptidylprolyl isomerase produces the protein MIQKLYPLSLLLLLFCACHRPLEIEDRSSPKVAAIDSSLLIPAPDPFSSLVALETPYGEMKIELYFEPSGHRENMLQLIRQNFYDSLLFHRVIEGFMIQGGDPSSRQAQKGQRLGWGGNGQLLKAEILPQYPHIKGALAAARQGDELNPEKKSSASQFYIVQGSQVRMEQLDQNERKFDMVYSPANRERYKYLGGSPQLDMNYTVFGRVYEGLNIIDSIAAQAKDQYSRPQEDIWMKFRILKD, from the coding sequence ATGATACAGAAACTATACCCGCTTAGCCTCCTCCTCTTGCTTTTTTGTGCCTGCCATCGCCCTTTAGAGATTGAGGACCGCTCTAGCCCTAAGGTTGCTGCGATAGATAGCAGCTTGCTCATTCCAGCCCCTGACCCTTTCTCTTCTCTAGTGGCTCTAGAAACGCCTTATGGCGAGATGAAGATCGAACTCTATTTTGAGCCCAGCGGCCATAGAGAAAATATGCTGCAGTTGATTCGCCAAAATTTTTACGATAGCCTGCTTTTCCATCGCGTGATCGAAGGCTTTATGATTCAAGGGGGAGATCCCAGTTCTAGACAAGCCCAAAAAGGGCAACGTTTGGGCTGGGGCGGCAATGGCCAATTGTTAAAGGCTGAAATCCTTCCGCAATATCCCCATATAAAAGGGGCTTTGGCTGCGGCTCGCCAAGGCGATGAGCTCAATCCCGAAAAAAAGTCTTCGGCCAGCCAGTTTTATATTGTGCAAGGCAGCCAAGTTCGGATGGAGCAACTGGACCAAAATGAGCGCAAATTTGATATGGTTTATAGCCCCGCCAACCGAGAACGTTACAAATATTTAGGCGGCAGCCCCCAATTAGATATGAATTATACGGTCTTTGGGCGGGTCTATGAAGGCCTCAACATCATTGATAGCATTGCCGCTCAAGCCAAAGACCAATATAGCCGCCCTCAAGAAGATATCTGGATGAAGTTCCGAATCCTCAAAGACTAA
- a CDS encoding SDR family oxidoreductase, giving the protein MSYFKNKTVFITGGSRGIGKAIGLRLAKEGANIVVAAKTTEPHPKLEGTIYTAAEEMTAAGGKGLAVYLDVRSEELVQEAVDKAVAEFGGIDILINNASAISLTPTEHTSLKRYDLMHSVNVRGTFLVSKTCLPHLKKSANGHILNLSPPLNMDPKWFANHVAYTMTKYGMSMCVLGMSEEFKDDKIAVNALWPRTTIATAAVRNLLGGEAMVSQSRTPEIVADAAYFILQRPAAECTGNFFLDDEVLMFEGVQDLSQYAVDSSQKLMPDLFI; this is encoded by the coding sequence ATGAGTTATTTTAAGAATAAAACCGTCTTCATTACAGGCGGTAGCCGAGGAATCGGCAAAGCAATTGGCCTCCGCTTGGCCAAAGAAGGCGCCAACATCGTTGTAGCAGCCAAAACTACAGAACCCCACCCCAAATTAGAGGGAACCATTTATACCGCCGCCGAAGAAATGACGGCCGCTGGCGGAAAAGGCCTAGCCGTTTATCTAGATGTACGCAGCGAGGAGCTGGTCCAAGAAGCCGTAGATAAGGCGGTGGCCGAGTTTGGTGGCATCGATATCCTCATCAATAACGCCAGCGCAATCAGCCTAACGCCCACGGAGCACACTAGCCTCAAACGCTATGACTTGATGCACTCCGTGAATGTGAGAGGAACCTTTTTGGTCAGCAAAACTTGCTTGCCCCACCTCAAAAAATCAGCAAATGGCCATATTCTCAACCTATCGCCACCCTTGAATATGGACCCCAAATGGTTCGCGAATCACGTGGCCTATACCATGACCAAATACGGCATGAGTATGTGCGTTTTGGGCATGTCAGAAGAGTTTAAGGATGACAAAATTGCCGTGAATGCTCTTTGGCCCAGAACCACCATCGCCACAGCTGCCGTGCGCAATCTTTTGGGCGGAGAGGCTATGGTCAGCCAAAGCCGCACGCCCGAAATCGTGGCCGATGCCGCTTATTTCATCTTGCAACGCCCCGCCGCAGAATGTACGGGCAACTTCTTCCTCGATGATGAAGTCTTGATGTTCGAAGGCGTTCAGGATCTTAGCCAATATGCCGTAGATAGCAGCCAAAAATTGATGCCCGACCTCTTTATCTAA
- a CDS encoding flavin-containing monooxygenase, with product MPNRKNNVYGPKPLEQTEEKYAIIGAGPSGISAAKALKEQGIPFDGFELGVDVGGLWNINNPNSIVYESAHLISSKKQTEFKDFPMPEHWPDYPSHREMYSYFQAYAKEFDLYPHYSFQTKVLKTERKGESWEITVEQNGQSSTHLYKGLIIANGMLAQPSYPKFKGEFSGEIWHSSQYKNAAIFEDKRVLIIGAGNSGCDIAVDAAHRSPKVDVSVRRGYYFVPKYIMGKPSDTLGGKWRLPRPLQQWIGGKLLKWVVGDLQNFGFPAPDHKVYESRPVMNTLILQHIGQGDITIRGDVEKFEGQIVYFKDGQKEEYDMLMLATGYKLDYPFIDKKELNWQGRAPELYLNMFHPEYDNLFVLGMVEAVGLGWEGRAEQARLVANFITGLNQACPEALEFKKKKTGPNPDMTAGYTYLKQDNMPFCVDTSTYRSILEKEAAALPQ from the coding sequence GTGCCCAATCGCAAGAATAATGTATACGGCCCCAAGCCCCTCGAGCAAACAGAAGAAAAATATGCTATCATTGGTGCCGGCCCTTCGGGGATTTCTGCGGCCAAAGCACTTAAGGAACAAGGAATTCCTTTTGATGGCTTTGAGCTAGGTGTAGATGTTGGCGGATTATGGAATATTAATAATCCCAATAGTATTGTCTACGAGTCTGCTCACCTGATTTCTTCTAAAAAGCAAACGGAGTTTAAGGATTTCCCAATGCCCGAACACTGGCCCGATTACCCTTCTCATCGAGAAATGTATAGCTATTTTCAGGCTTATGCTAAGGAGTTTGATCTCTACCCGCACTACTCTTTTCAAACAAAGGTGCTTAAGACCGAAAGAAAAGGAGAAAGCTGGGAAATTACGGTAGAGCAAAATGGCCAAAGCTCTACACATCTATACAAGGGACTCATTATCGCCAATGGAATGTTGGCCCAGCCAAGCTACCCTAAGTTTAAAGGAGAGTTCTCGGGCGAAATTTGGCACTCTTCGCAATATAAGAATGCCGCCATTTTTGAAGATAAACGAGTACTCATTATTGGAGCGGGAAATAGCGGTTGCGATATTGCCGTGGATGCTGCTCACCGTTCACCAAAAGTAGATGTCTCTGTCCGTAGAGGCTACTATTTTGTGCCCAAGTATATTATGGGTAAACCCTCCGATACCTTGGGAGGAAAATGGCGCCTGCCTCGCCCCTTACAACAATGGATTGGAGGAAAACTTCTCAAGTGGGTAGTTGGCGATCTCCAAAATTTTGGATTCCCAGCCCCAGACCATAAGGTTTATGAGTCTCGGCCCGTAATGAATACCCTTATCTTACAACATATTGGCCAAGGCGATATTACTATCCGTGGCGATGTCGAAAAGTTTGAGGGACAAATAGTCTATTTTAAAGATGGTCAAAAAGAAGAGTATGATATGCTCATGCTAGCCACTGGCTACAAACTAGATTACCCGTTTATTGATAAAAAAGAGCTAAACTGGCAAGGCCGAGCCCCCGAACTCTATCTCAATATGTTTCATCCCGAATATGATAATCTCTTCGTTCTGGGAATGGTGGAAGCTGTTGGGCTAGGCTGGGAAGGTCGCGCAGAACAAGCTCGACTAGTCGCAAACTTTATTACTGGACTTAATCAAGCTTGTCCTGAAGCGCTCGAGTTTAAAAAGAAAAAGACTGGTCCAAATCCCGATATGACCGCAGGTTATACCTACCTTAAACAAGATAATATGCCTTTCTGCGTAGATACCAGTACTTATCGCTCTATTCTAGAGAAAGAGGCTGCAGCCCTACCTCAATAA
- a CDS encoding DUF1573 domain-containing protein, which yields MQSKLFLFSFFLSLPFSLLAQSIQLVDGPAPEQPYAELVAESWDEQGANFEILIENKGKAMLQIDSIALSCDCLTLRPYHQIPLPQDGRRRFFIQYKGPKKPFDLMAIIYSNAENHPAYWLRLKQD from the coding sequence ATGCAAAGCAAATTATTTCTATTTAGCTTTTTTCTATCTCTTCCGTTTTCGCTGCTGGCCCAGAGCATCCAGCTGGTGGATGGTCCGGCGCCCGAACAGCCCTATGCGGAATTAGTGGCTGAAAGCTGGGATGAGCAAGGCGCCAATTTTGAGATCTTGATTGAAAACAAAGGAAAGGCGATGCTACAAATTGATAGCATCGCCCTAAGTTGCGATTGTTTGACCTTGCGGCCCTATCATCAGATTCCTCTTCCTCAAGATGGCCGCCGCCGCTTTTTTATTCAGTATAAAGGTCCAAAAAAGCCTTTTGATTTGATGGCTATCATATATAGTAATGCGGAAAATCATCCCGCTTATTGGTTGCGCCTAAAACAGGATTAG
- a CDS encoding DUF6575 domain-containing protein, translating into MSLLYLKILDVLVYYDVPQVFTAKDLFQSKYICMIIEESPEIKYLGIKISNERYIKLLQGELDLRIIFEKPEVKEWYDVICEEENLHNFSATRHGWDMIPESYLPDEGFFIEEESWVVEGSQLIKESIESESTVIHLAFSDSTNSNSLNAALLGEYMILFQKLIEYLYKLAVGNDKSKDVDKNYVLRIFDTSKGSFKVHMKGDGEKDKNLFGNNELERSLVKLDEITEDIQSNEEIIKLFTQYRGRSIGAYKKLIEKMLEESIRIKYEWYSLTERKIYSREIKRSYAERVKAILDEKEELSRIEVEFKGVFKQVDVDKGTWRLSDTESNKEFNGFADSSILKGAEIDSTKYIFKCEEITEQKIISTKSSTKYKLIEYVNLL; encoded by the coding sequence ATGAGCTTGCTGTATTTGAAAATATTAGATGTGCTTGTATACTATGATGTTCCACAGGTCTTTACTGCTAAAGATCTTTTTCAAAGTAAGTATATATGCATGATCATAGAAGAATCTCCTGAGATAAAATATCTAGGGATTAAAATTTCTAATGAACGTTATATAAAATTATTACAAGGAGAACTTGATTTAAGAATTATTTTTGAGAAACCTGAAGTTAAAGAGTGGTATGATGTAATTTGCGAAGAAGAAAACCTACATAATTTTTCAGCTACTAGACATGGCTGGGATATGATACCTGAATCATATTTACCTGATGAAGGTTTTTTTATAGAAGAAGAGTCTTGGGTAGTAGAAGGTAGCCAGCTGATTAAGGAGTCTATAGAGAGTGAGTCAACAGTTATTCATTTAGCCTTTTCTGATTCAACTAATTCGAATAGTCTGAATGCAGCATTATTGGGGGAATATATGATACTATTCCAAAAGTTGATTGAATATCTTTATAAACTAGCAGTTGGTAATGATAAATCAAAAGATGTAGATAAGAACTATGTACTAAGAATTTTTGATACTTCTAAAGGTTCTTTTAAAGTGCATATGAAGGGGGATGGGGAAAAAGATAAAAATTTATTTGGTAATAATGAGCTCGAACGTTCATTGGTTAAGCTAGATGAAATAACAGAAGATATTCAATCAAATGAGGAAATTATCAAATTATTTACTCAATACAGAGGACGTTCCATCGGGGCCTACAAAAAGCTGATTGAAAAGATGCTAGAGGAAAGTATTAGAATTAAATATGAGTGGTATTCGTTAACTGAAAGAAAAATCTATAGCAGGGAAATAAAAAGGTCTTATGCTGAGCGTGTTAAAGCAATTTTAGACGAAAAGGAAGAACTAAGTAGAATAGAGGTTGAGTTTAAGGGCGTTTTTAAACAAGTAGATGTAGATAAAGGTACTTGGCGTTTATCTGATACAGAAAGTAATAAAGAATTTAATGGATTTGCTGACTCTAGTATTTTAAAAGGTGCTGAAATTGATTCAACTAAATATATTTTTAAGTGTGAGGAAATTACAGAGCAAAAAATTATTTCTACAAAAAGTTCAACTAAATATAAGTTGATAGAGTATGTGAATTTATTGTAG
- a CDS encoding 2'-5' RNA ligase family protein encodes MLSLWLIPNHQAYQELAQLITGLYSLDDSPRFCPHLTLLSGLSEPAEQLAPKLAAWAEAILPISLDFHPCGELEAHYRCLFLNKQANSKIDQLRAEAQTLFEHLELHPFVPQLSFLYGALPIFKEEAKDQSIPLHFDRLQLVHTAPRPNEWELLAEIKL; translated from the coding sequence ATGCTTTCTCTTTGGTTAATCCCCAATCATCAGGCTTATCAGGAACTGGCCCAACTCATTACGGGCCTATATAGCCTAGATGATTCTCCGCGCTTTTGTCCCCACCTGACGCTTTTGTCGGGCTTGTCGGAGCCCGCCGAGCAGCTAGCTCCAAAATTAGCCGCTTGGGCCGAGGCTATTTTGCCCATTTCGCTAGATTTTCATCCCTGTGGCGAGCTAGAGGCACATTATCGCTGTCTATTCCTCAATAAACAAGCAAATTCCAAAATTGACCAGCTTCGAGCAGAGGCCCAAACGCTTTTTGAACATCTGGAGCTGCACCCTTTTGTCCCTCAACTCAGTTTTTTATATGGAGCCTTGCCCATTTTTAAGGAGGAGGCCAAGGACCAAAGCATTCCTCTGCATTTTGACCGCCTGCAGCTGGTGCATACGGCTCCTCGGCCCAATGAATGGGAGTTGTTAGCCGAAATTAAGTTATAA
- the msrB gene encoding peptide-methionine (R)-S-oxide reductase MsrB, protein MKKVEKTEAEWRALLQPEEYRILRQAGTERPFTGAYYQEERPGQYSCKACNWPLFDAQQKYHSGCGWPSFWTELASANIIQRPDYSHGMQRIELLCPQCESHLGHIFNDGPAPTGVRYCINSASLNFSPKE, encoded by the coding sequence ATGAAAAAAGTAGAAAAAACCGAGGCTGAATGGAGAGCCCTACTTCAGCCAGAAGAATACCGCATTTTGCGGCAGGCAGGAACCGAACGCCCTTTTACAGGAGCCTACTACCAAGAAGAACGCCCTGGCCAATATAGCTGCAAAGCCTGCAATTGGCCCCTTTTTGATGCCCAACAAAAATATCATTCGGGCTGTGGTTGGCCCAGCTTCTGGACCGAGCTAGCCAGCGCCAATATCATCCAACGGCCCGATTATAGCCATGGTATGCAACGCATCGAGCTGCTTTGCCCGCAGTGCGAATCGCATTTGGGCCATATTTTTAATGATGGGCCAGCCCCCACGGGAGTTCGCTATTGTATCAATTCGGCTAGCCTGAACTTTAGCCCAAAAGAATAA
- a CDS encoding DUF2256 domain-containing protein encodes MKKEQRKKPWKKEQLPSKICIHCGRPFNWRKKWANNWESVKYCSKACRHGKTPTTSG; translated from the coding sequence ATGAAGAAAGAGCAGAGAAAAAAGCCCTGGAAAAAAGAGCAGCTTCCCTCTAAAATTTGCATACATTGCGGCCGCCCCTTCAACTGGCGGAAGAAATGGGCCAACAACTGGGAATCTGTCAAATATTGCTCTAAAGCTTGTCGTCATGGAAAAACGCCTACAACTTCAGGATAG